From Quercus lobata isolate SW786 chromosome 1, ValleyOak3.0 Primary Assembly, whole genome shotgun sequence, one genomic window encodes:
- the LOC115982448 gene encoding transcription factor LHW yields MGFLLKEALKTLCTPNHWSYAVFWKIGCENPRLLIWEDCYYDPSACFAPCISGSETFGEWEGSWDSPKLRSSQLRIQAGDRVRSLINFMMMNNQVNVVGEGIVGRAAFTGNHQWILSNNYTGDAHPPEVLDEVHHQFSAGMQTVAVIPILSHGVIQLGSSLSIMEDMRFVNNVKSLILQLVCVPGALLSDNYATKDSAEKSVVPVTFGVPISMDPSGNYKGTNSLPLMADTYNHQSNSSQDSRLVGQPSHSLVREIQNNLWTTTSTFRPSNQTQTLPKIQDDICPQKATPITPNFSFNSQLESGAEVIRLNPDAWLSPQTSSYNSRSGFNCEPGFGQLSGSHPGQNLMEQQILLSAGVHGHINKNLCALSSLETSQLRTNAGLIFDPHIGSSEGSKSHGQIQCPLPNRQRADEINLSGMHVTGIEHQYSDSSKVKGGPFHSLVEQLTNSRMLLGEVDQRHITAVAKHNQIELSPRTQRMNTDMFQALEISYTHPDKHISLNKNIPGLVPDCQNRDSGKKTLLTNAKPEAACARPVGDDLFDILGVDFKNKLLNEPWNNLPDNRSDANTHKNLGENSLALMSMPEVGSDFYSASEGISESDIFSGTGTDHLLDAVVSRAHSASKQRSDDDVSCRTTLTKISSSSSVPSSSPKYGRVCMPDQVQGEFFGLPKHLGKVGTVETNSLKSGCSKDDVGNCSQTTSICGSHISSWVEQGNNVKRDSSLSTAYSKRPDEINKSNRKRLKPGENPRPRPKDRQMIQDRVKELREIVPNGAKCSIDALLERTIKHMLFLQSVTKHADKLKQTGESKIVSKEGGLLLKDNLDGGVTWAYEVGSQSAHCPIIVEDLNPPRQMLVEMLCEERGFFLEIAEIIRGMGLTILKGVMEARDDKIWARFAVEANRDITRMEVFMSLVRLLESTVKGSGTSANVIDNNNMMVCHSFPQAAPIPATGRPSSLQ; encoded by the exons ATGGGGTTCTTGCTCAAAGAGGCGCTCAAGACGCTCTGTACTCCGAATCACTGGTCCTACGCTGTGTTCTGGAAGATCGGATGCGAAAACCCTAG GTTATTGATTTGGGAAGATTGTTATTATGACCCCTCAGCATGTTTTGCTCCATGCATTTCTGGATCTGAGACTTTTGGAGAGTGGGAGGGATCCTGGGATTCTCCTAAACTTCGTTCCTCTCAGCTTCGGATTCAAGCAGGGGACAGAGTCCGTTCACTGATTAATTTTATGATGATGAATAATCAAGTCAACGTAGTGGGTGAAGG GATAGTTGGCCGAGCTGCGTTTACAGGAAACCATCAGTGGATTCTTTCAAACAATTACACTGGAGATGCTCATCCGCCTGAG GTTCTAGATGAGGTTCATCACCAATTTTCAGCTGGAATGCAG ACAGTGGCAGTTATTCCCATTCTCAGTCATGGTGTCATTCAACTTGGTTCTTCTTTGTCT ATTATGGAGGATATGAGATTTGTGAATAATGTGAAAAGTTTAATCCTGCAACTAGTATGTGTCCCTGGTGCTCTTTTATCTGACAACTATGCAACAAAAGATTCTGCTGAGAAAAGTGTGGTACCAGTTACTTTTGGTGTGCCTATATCAATGGACCCTTCTGGAAATTATAAAGGGACAAATTCCTTGCCTCTAATGGCTGATACCTACAACCACCAAAGCAATTCGTCTCAGGATTCAAGGCTTGTTGGTCAGCCATCTCATTCACTAGTAAGAGAGATTCAAAATAACCTGTGGACTACTACCTCCACATTTCGGCCTTCTAACCAGACCCAAACATTGCCTAAAATCCAAGATGATATTTGTCCACAAAAAGCAACCCCCATTACACCAAACTTTTCTTTCAACAGCCAACTGGAGAGTGGAGCTGAAGTGATTCGCCTGAATCCTGATGCATGGCTGAGCCCGCAGACTTCTTCTTACAACTCAAGATCTGGTTTCAATTGTGAACCCGGTTTTGGTCAATTGAGTGGAAGCCATCCTGGCCAAAATTTAATGGAGCAACAGATTTTGTTGAGTGCTGGTGTTCATGGTCATATTAATAAGAATTTATGTGCATTGAGTAGCCTTGAAACGTCCCAACTGAGAACAAATGCAGGCTTAATCTTTGATCCGCACATAGGTTCATCTGAAGGAAGCAAGTCACATGGTCAAATCCAGTGTCCTCTTCCAAATCGACAAAGAGCAGATGAGATTAATCTTTCTGGCATGCATGTCACTGGAATTGAGCATCAGTATTCTGATTCATCTAAAGTGAAGGGGGGTCCTTTTCATAGTTTGGTAGAACAATTAACTAATAGTCGTATGCTTTTAGGAGAAGTTGATCAGAGACATATTACTGCAGTTGCAAAGCATAACCAGATTGAGTTATCCCCAAGGACTCAGAGGATGAATACTGATATGTTTCAAGCCCTTGAGATCTCATACACCCATCCAGATAAGCACATTTCTTTGAATAAGAATATCCCTGGTTTGGTTCCTGATTGCCAGAACCGTGATAGTGGAAAAAAGACTCTATTGACCAATGCTAAACCTGAAGCTGCATGTGCCCGACCTGTAGGGGATGATTTGTTTGATATTTTGGGTGTGGATTTCAAAAATAAACTACTTAATGAGCCCTGGAATAATTTGCCTGATAATAGGTCAGATGCAAATACACACAAAAATCTGGGTGAGAATTCTTTAGCTTTAATGAGTATGCCGGAGGTGGGTTCAGATTTTTATTCAGCGAGTGAAGGTATATCAGAGAGTGATATCTTCTCTGGGACAGGGACCGACCACCTCTTAGATGCTGTGGTCTCAAGAGCTCACTCTGCTTCCAAGCAGAGGTCAGATGATGATGTCTCTTGTAGGACAACATTGACTAAGATCAGTAGCAGCTCCTCTGTTCCTAGTAGTTCTCCCAAGTATGGACGAGTTTGTATGCCTGATCAAGTGCAAGGGGAGTTCTTTGGCCTTCCTAAACATCTAGGAAAAGTAGGGACTGTAGAAACTAATTCTCTTAAATCTGGATGTAGCAAGGATGATGTTGGAAACTGTTCTCAGACTACTTCCATTTGTGGATCTCATATCAGTTCGTGGGTTGAGCAGGGTAATAATGTGAAGCGTGATAGTAGTTTGTCAACTGCATATTCTAAGAGGCCTGATGAAATCAACAAATCAAACCGCAAAAGGCTTAAACCTGGGGAGAACCCAAGACCCAGGCCAAAGGATCGCCAGATGATCCAAGATCGTGTGAAAGAGTTGCGGGAAATTGTGCCAAATGGTGCAAAA TGTAGCATAGATGCCCTACTTGAACGAACCATCAAGCATATGCTTTTCTTGCAAAGTGTTACAAAGCATGCAGACAAGCTAAAACAGACAGGAGAGTCCAAG ATTGTTAGTAAAGAAGGTGGACTTCTTCTAAAAGACAATCTTGACGGAGGGGTGACATGGGCATATGAAGTTGGCTCACAGTCCGCGCACTGCCCCATCATAGTTGAGGATCTGAATCCACCTCGTCAAATGCTTGTGGAG ATGCTCTGTGAAGAACGGGGTTTCTTTTTAGAAATAGCTGAAATAATCAGAGGAATGGGTTTAACCATCTTGAAGGGGGTGATGGAAGCCCGGGATGACAAAATATGGGCACGCTTTGCAGTTGAG GCAAATAGGGACATAACGAGGATGGAAGTATTTATGTCGCTAGTTCGCCTTTTAGAGTCAACTGTGAAGGGCAGTGGAACATCAGCTAATGTCATTGATAACAATAATATGATGGTCTGCCACTCTTTTCCCCAAGCTGCCCCTATACCTGCAACTGGAAGGCCCAGTAGCTTGCAATGA